From Streptomyces sp. Edi4, one genomic window encodes:
- a CDS encoding DNA polymerase IV, whose product MRAAPTILHLDMDAFFAAAEQASKPSLRGKPVVVGGLGPRGVVSTASYEARVFGVRSAMPMAQARRLCPNAAYLVPRFQLYRTISEQVMELLRRLSPLVEPLSLDEAFVDLEAGGVAHDAAGAREAGERLRRDIRAVTGLSGSVGLAGSKMLAKIASEEAKPDGLFLIEPGTERALLAPMPVRTLPGVGPATAEHLRRAGMTTVADLSEAGEDELVRLLGKAHGASVHRMASGYDDRPVVAERDAKSVSVEDTFDVDLHDRVRITTEVGRLAERCVGRLRASGHSGRTIVLKVRRFDFSTLTRSETLRGPTDDLAVVREAAGRLLDSVDTTGGVRLLGVGVTGLADFTQEDLFAQAAGERAAHEQPEREEAAAAAETETVEDPAQRRWLAGHDVRHSEYGPGWVQGSGVGRVTVRFETPTSRAPGRVRTFRVDDPGLTPGEPLALVEPAETSQHPPDAPALPGPDGRAEDGPGPEAGSRPEGGPRPEGQSRREDGLRPEDRGGRAQMSPPASRPKSRSEGGGPGSGEGAEMSRP is encoded by the coding sequence GTGAGAGCCGCGCCGACCATCCTGCATCTGGACATGGATGCCTTCTTCGCCGCAGCGGAGCAGGCATCCAAGCCCAGCCTGCGCGGAAAGCCGGTCGTCGTGGGCGGGCTCGGGCCGCGCGGGGTGGTCTCCACGGCGTCGTACGAGGCGCGCGTGTTCGGGGTGCGCTCGGCGATGCCCATGGCCCAGGCCCGGCGCCTGTGTCCGAACGCGGCGTATCTGGTGCCGCGCTTCCAGCTCTACCGCACGATCAGCGAGCAGGTGATGGAGCTGCTGCGGCGGCTGTCGCCGCTGGTCGAGCCGCTGAGCCTGGACGAGGCCTTCGTGGACCTGGAGGCGGGCGGGGTGGCCCATGACGCGGCGGGGGCGCGCGAGGCCGGTGAGCGGCTGCGGAGGGACATCAGGGCGGTCACCGGGCTCAGCGGGTCTGTCGGGCTCGCCGGATCCAAGATGCTGGCCAAGATCGCCTCCGAGGAGGCCAAGCCGGACGGGCTGTTCCTGATCGAGCCCGGCACCGAGCGCGCCCTTCTCGCCCCGATGCCGGTGCGCACCCTGCCGGGCGTGGGCCCGGCCACCGCCGAGCATCTGCGCCGTGCGGGGATGACCACGGTGGCCGACCTGTCCGAGGCGGGCGAGGACGAGCTCGTACGGCTGCTCGGGAAGGCGCACGGAGCCTCCGTGCACCGGATGGCATCCGGCTACGACGACCGGCCGGTGGTGGCCGAGCGGGACGCGAAATCGGTGTCGGTGGAGGACACCTTCGACGTGGACCTGCACGACCGGGTGCGGATCACGACCGAGGTGGGTCGGCTCGCGGAGCGGTGCGTGGGCCGGCTGCGGGCCTCGGGCCACTCCGGGCGCACCATCGTGCTCAAGGTCAGACGTTTCGACTTCTCGACGCTGACGAGGTCCGAGACGCTGCGCGGGCCGACGGACGACCTCGCGGTGGTGCGGGAGGCGGCCGGGCGGCTGCTCGACTCGGTGGACACCACGGGCGGGGTGCGGCTGCTCGGGGTGGGGGTGACCGGCCTCGCCGACTTCACGCAGGAGGACCTTTTCGCGCAGGCGGCGGGGGAGCGGGCGGCGCACGAGCAGCCCGAGCGGGAGGAGGCGGCGGCCGCCGCCGAGACGGAGACCGTGGAGGACCCGGCCCAGCGCCGCTGGCTGGCCGGGCACGACGTGCGGCACAGCGAGTACGGGCCGGGCTGGGTGCAGGGCAGCGGTGTGGGGCGCGTCACCGTGCGCTTCGAGACGCCCACGTCACGGGCGCCGGGGCGGGTGCGGACGTTCAGGGTGGACGATCCCGGGCTCACACCCGGGGAGCCGCTGGCCCTTGTGGAGCCGGCGGAGACCTCGCAGCACCCCCCGGACGCGCCGGCTCTCCCCGGCCCCGACGGGCGGGCCGAGGACGGGCCCGGGCCCGAGGCGGGGTCCCGGCCCGAGGGCGGCCCTCGGCCCGAGGGCCAGTCCCGGCGCGAAGACGGGCTCCGGCCCGAGGACCGGGGCGGAAGGGCTCAGATGTCGCCTCCCGCGAGCCGGCCGAAGTCGCGGTCGGAGGGCGGCGGGCCGGGATCGGGGGAGGGGGCGGAGATGTCCAGACCGTAG
- a CDS encoding MerR family transcriptional regulator → MSGDGTAGGAPGRSPGETGPYPLHGGAADPATDTIGYRGPTACAAAGITYRQLDYWARTGLVEPSVRPAHGSGTQRLYSFRDVVVLKIVKRFLDTGVALQNIRAAVQHLRARGDRDLERMTLMSDGATVYECSSPDEVVTLLQGGQGIFGIAVGVVWRDVESALSQLHGERVDTGETLVGHNPADELARRRNRAV, encoded by the coding sequence ATGAGCGGCGACGGTACGGCAGGGGGCGCTCCCGGACGAAGTCCAGGAGAGACCGGGCCGTACCCGCTTCACGGCGGTGCGGCCGATCCGGCCACCGACACCATCGGCTACCGGGGACCCACCGCCTGCGCGGCGGCGGGCATCACCTACCGCCAGCTCGACTACTGGGCCCGTACCGGCCTGGTCGAACCCAGTGTGCGTCCGGCCCACGGCTCGGGCACCCAGCGTCTCTACAGCTTCCGTGACGTCGTCGTCCTGAAGATCGTCAAACGTTTCCTCGACACCGGTGTCGCCCTCCAGAACATCCGCGCCGCCGTCCAGCATCTGCGGGCGCGCGGAGATCGCGATCTTGAGCGGATGACGCTGATGAGCGACGGGGCCACGGTCTATGAGTGTTCATCGCCCGACGAGGTCGTGACCTTGCTCCAGGGTGGTCAGGGGATCTTCGGGATCGCCGTGGGCGTGGTGTGGCGGGACGTCGAGTCGGCCCTTTCGCAGCTGCACGGTGAGCGCGTGGACACCGGCGAGACGCTGGTCGGGCACAACCCGGCCGACGAGCTGGCCAGGCGCCGCAATCGCGCCGTCTGA
- a CDS encoding bifunctional nuclease family protein, which produces MNELDVVGVRVEMPSNQPIVLLREVGGDRYLPIWIGPGEATAIAFAQQGMAPARPLTHDLFKDVLEAVGQELTEVRITDLREGVFYAELVFASGVEVSARPSDAIALALRTGTPIYGSDGVLDDAGIAIPDEQEDEVEKFREFLDQISPEDFGTNSQ; this is translated from the coding sequence GTGAACGAGCTCGACGTCGTGGGTGTCCGGGTGGAAATGCCCTCCAACCAACCGATCGTGCTCCTGCGTGAAGTGGGAGGCGATCGGTACCTCCCCATCTGGATCGGTCCAGGGGAGGCGACCGCGATCGCCTTCGCCCAGCAGGGGATGGCGCCGGCGCGGCCGCTGACGCACGACCTTTTCAAGGACGTGCTGGAGGCCGTTGGCCAGGAGCTGACCGAGGTCCGCATCACGGACCTGCGCGAAGGCGTCTTCTACGCGGAGCTGGTCTTCGCCAGTGGGGTGGAGGTGAGCGCCAGGCCGTCCGACGCCATAGCGCTGGCCCTGCGTACCGGAACGCCGATCTACGGCAGTGACGGCGTCTTGGACGACGCCGGTATCGCCATTCCGGACGAGCAGGAGGACGAGGTGGAGAAGTTCCGCGAATTCCTCGACCAGATCTCGCCGGAGGACTTCGGCACCAACAGCCAGTGA
- a CDS encoding MerR family transcriptional regulator yields MLHTPTGGAGSGTAAEGGRLMSIGGVLNQLREEFPEVTISKIRFLESEGLVEPRRTPSGYRKFTAGDVERLAQVLRMQRDHYLPLKVIREHLDALSRGEQPSLPAPGGSRELPGSWGEPDPERPTAARVGRAELMAAAEVSEAELAEWESYGLVTPGPEGGFDAESVNVARLVADLGRFGLEPRHLRAMKAAADREAGLVEQVVAPLRLHRNPQTRAHAEATTKELAALSVRLHAALVQTALGVRLH; encoded by the coding sequence ATGCTGCATACACCGACGGGCGGTGCCGGTTCCGGCACCGCCGCCGAGGGCGGCCGGCTGATGAGCATCGGCGGCGTGCTCAATCAGTTGCGCGAGGAATTTCCCGAGGTGACGATCTCGAAGATCCGTTTTCTGGAGTCCGAGGGCCTGGTGGAGCCCCGGCGTACGCCGTCGGGGTACCGCAAGTTCACCGCCGGTGACGTGGAGCGGCTGGCTCAGGTGCTCCGGATGCAGCGCGACCACTATCTGCCGCTCAAGGTCATCCGCGAGCACCTGGACGCGCTCAGCAGGGGCGAGCAGCCCTCGCTGCCCGCTCCTGGCGGTTCCCGGGAGCTGCCGGGCTCCTGGGGCGAGCCCGACCCCGAACGGCCCACCGCCGCCCGGGTGGGCCGCGCGGAGCTCATGGCGGCCGCCGAGGTCAGCGAGGCGGAGCTGGCCGAGTGGGAGTCGTACGGCCTGGTCACGCCTGGTCCCGAGGGCGGCTTCGACGCGGAGTCGGTGAACGTGGCGCGCCTGGTGGCGGACCTCGGGCGCTTCGGTTTGGAACCGCGTCATCTGCGCGCCATGAAGGCGGCGGCGGATCGTGAGGCGGGTCTGGTCGAGCAGGTCGTGGCGCCCCTGCGCCTGCACCGCAATCCGCAGACCAGGGCCCATGCGGAGGCCACCACCAAGGAGCTCGCCGCGCTCTCCGTACGCCTGCACGCGGCACTCGTGCAGACCGCCCTGGGTGTCCGGCTTCACTGA
- a CDS encoding FHA domain-containing protein, protein MFGGYGRCEDVRVGRCVDSGFVLPHGRVYFGQGESPVKLFAKLFGKSARQDGGSAARHRAQRPEGTEERGGERPLFRDEVGGSGGDIPGASSVDPAGAGRIGFGEPSTSGTGGGFGSDPYATSAHAVPPRQEDPSMSGLPVCTRCGHSNPAASRFCSNCGAPLRPGVVPERASETTSTISISGLEAYDAEVTGQTQLPSLSPEAQAAVDALPLGSALLVVRRGPNSGSRFLLDGELTTAGRHPQSDIFLDDVTVSRRHVEFRRGPDGRFTVSDVGSLNGTYVNRERIDAVDLANGDEVQIGKYRLVFYASQRAL, encoded by the coding sequence CTGTTTGGCGGATACGGACGTTGTGAGGATGTCCGGGTCGGCAGGTGTGTTGATTCTGGGTTCGTCCTGCCCCACGGGCGGGTCTATTTCGGTCAAGGGGAATCGCCCGTGAAGTTGTTTGCGAAGTTGTTCGGCAAGAGCGCACGCCAGGACGGCGGCAGCGCCGCCAGGCACCGTGCTCAGCGCCCCGAAGGGACGGAGGAGCGGGGCGGCGAGCGCCCGCTGTTCCGTGATGAGGTGGGCGGTTCCGGGGGTGACATTCCGGGCGCGTCGTCTGTTGACCCGGCGGGCGCGGGGCGCATAGGTTTCGGGGAACCGTCAACCTCAGGTACGGGTGGAGGGTTTGGCTCCGACCCGTATGCCACCAGTGCCCACGCGGTGCCGCCGCGGCAGGAGGATCCGTCGATGTCGGGCTTGCCTGTTTGTACGAGGTGTGGGCACAGCAACCCCGCAGCCAGCCGTTTCTGCTCCAACTGCGGCGCCCCGCTGCGCCCCGGTGTGGTTCCGGAGCGCGCTTCGGAGACCACCTCGACCATCTCCATCTCGGGTCTCGAGGCGTACGACGCCGAGGTGACCGGCCAGACGCAGCTGCCCTCGCTCTCCCCGGAGGCCCAGGCCGCCGTGGACGCGCTGCCGCTGGGTTCGGCGCTCCTGGTGGTGCGCCGGGGGCCCAACTCGGGAAGCCGATTCCTGCTCGACGGCGAGCTGACCACGGCCGGCCGTCACCCGCAGAGCGACATCTTCCTGGACGACGTGACGGTCTCCCGCCGCCACGTGGAGTTCCGGCGGGGTCCCGACGGGCGCTTCACGGTCTCCGACGTCGGAAGCCTCAACGGCACGTACGTGAACCGCGAGCGGATCGACGCCGTCGACCTGGCCAATGGCGACGAGGTCCAGATCGGGAAGTACCGGCTGGTCTTCTACGCGAGCCAGCGCGCTCTCTGA
- a CDS encoding DUF881 domain-containing protein has product MSEVHNTGQGEGDEQRPPAAPGEPGTDQPALTGRQRLAAGLWPPRVSRAQLIVALLLFVLGLGLAIQVRSNSDNSALRGARQEDLVRILDELDSRTKRLEDEKQRLDGQRTELETSSNQAAEARKQTVEKERQLGILAGTVAAQGPGITLTIGDPKGAVEADKMLDTVQELRAAGAEAIQVNDVRVVASTYFSDEGGGIGVDGKKVSAPYVFKVIGRPQDLEPALNIPGGVVQTLEKEQATATVARSEKIVVNALRVAKRPDYAQSSPH; this is encoded by the coding sequence ATGAGCGAGGTGCACAACACCGGGCAGGGTGAAGGCGACGAGCAGCGGCCCCCTGCCGCCCCGGGCGAACCCGGCACGGACCAGCCGGCCCTGACGGGGCGCCAGCGGCTCGCCGCAGGCTTGTGGCCGCCCAGGGTCAGCCGCGCGCAGCTCATCGTGGCGCTGCTCCTGTTCGTCCTGGGGCTCGGGCTTGCCATCCAGGTCCGCTCGAACAGCGACAACAGCGCGCTGCGCGGGGCCCGTCAGGAGGATCTGGTGCGCATCCTGGATGAACTCGATTCCCGTACCAAGCGTCTTGAGGATGAGAAGCAGCGCCTGGACGGCCAACGTACGGAGCTGGAGACGAGTTCCAATCAGGCGGCGGAGGCGCGCAAGCAGACCGTGGAGAAGGAGCGGCAGCTCGGCATCCTGGCCGGTACGGTCGCGGCGCAAGGTCCTGGCATCACGTTGACGATCGGTGACCCCAAGGGCGCCGTCGAGGCCGACAAGATGCTTGACACGGTGCAGGAACTGCGTGCGGCGGGGGCGGAGGCGATCCAGGTCAACGATGTCCGTGTGGTGGCCAGTACGTACTTTTCGGACGAGGGCGGCGGCATCGGGGTGGACGGCAAGAAGGTGAGCGCGCCGTACGTCTTCAAGGTGATCGGCAGGCCGCAGGATCTGGAGCCGGCGCTCAACATCCCCGGCGGAGTGGTGCAGACTCTGGAGAAGGAGCAGGCCACCGCCACCGTAGCCCGCTCGGAGAAGATCGTCGTGAACGCCTTGCGGGTCGCGAAGCGGCCTGACTACGCTCAGTCGTCCCCGCACTGA
- a CDS encoding small basic family protein, with product MIAVLGLVVGVVVGLLVRPEVPAVVEPYLPIAVVAALDAVFGGLRAMLDGIFVDKVFVVSFLSNVVVAALIVFLGDKLGVGAQLSTGVVVVLGIRIFSNAAAIRRHVFRA from the coding sequence GTGATCGCCGTACTTGGCCTCGTCGTGGGCGTGGTGGTCGGACTTCTGGTCCGGCCCGAGGTGCCCGCGGTGGTCGAGCCGTATCTGCCGATCGCCGTGGTCGCGGCACTCGACGCGGTCTTCGGCGGACTCCGCGCCATGCTCGACGGCATCTTTGTCGACAAGGTCTTCGTGGTCTCCTTCCTGTCGAACGTGGTGGTCGCGGCCCTCATCGTCTTCCTCGGCGACAAGCTGGGCGTCGGCGCGCAGCTCTCGACCGGCGTGGTCGTGGTGCTGGGCATCCGGATCTTCTCCAACGCCGCCGCCATCCGCCGTCACGTCTTCAGGGCCTGA
- a CDS encoding DUF881 domain-containing protein encodes MPQQPPVRSTSSPPPRPDASMSLLTNVMDHALDDGYAEATARREAEGGAGLPRTLRAKLALAGGLVLAALVVTVGAAQARVTAPVVAKERQELIDRVDSETRAADKLQDDVDGLRTEVGDRQRKALEKHGGDQGELVALLSGATEVHGPGVKLVVDDAKETAQGDGSRPRESTTFADTGRVRDRDMQRVVNGLWQAGAEAIAINGQRLTSFSAIRAAGDAILVDNRPLVPPYTVLAVGDGKQLGTAFQDGADGQYLHLLEQNYGIRASIAAQSDVRLPAAPSLTVRTAQPLATGAAPGAADTGKGTS; translated from the coding sequence ATGCCGCAGCAGCCCCCCGTTCGGAGCACGTCGTCTCCGCCCCCGCGCCCCGACGCGTCGATGTCGCTGCTGACCAATGTCATGGACCACGCGCTGGACGACGGGTACGCCGAGGCGACCGCCCGTCGTGAGGCGGAGGGCGGGGCAGGTCTGCCGCGTACCCTGCGGGCCAAACTCGCGCTCGCGGGCGGCCTCGTGCTGGCCGCCCTCGTGGTGACGGTCGGGGCCGCGCAGGCCCGCGTCACCGCCCCGGTCGTGGCAAAGGAGCGCCAGGAGCTGATCGACCGCGTCGATTCGGAGACCAGGGCGGCCGACAAGCTCCAGGACGACGTGGACGGGCTGCGCACCGAGGTCGGGGACCGCCAGCGCAAGGCGTTGGAGAAGCACGGCGGCGACCAGGGTGAGCTCGTGGCGCTCCTTTCCGGTGCGACCGAGGTGCACGGCCCGGGAGTGAAGCTGGTCGTCGACGACGCCAAGGAGACCGCTCAGGGCGACGGAAGCCGCCCACGTGAGAGCACGACGTTCGCGGACACGGGCCGGGTCCGGGACCGCGACATGCAGCGCGTGGTCAACGGCCTCTGGCAGGCCGGCGCGGAGGCGATCGCCATCAATGGGCAGCGTCTGACATCGTTTTCGGCGATCCGGGCGGCGGGCGACGCCATACTGGTCGACAACAGGCCGCTGGTGCCGCCGTACACGGTGCTCGCCGTGGGGGACGGGAAACAGCTCGGCACGGCCTTCCAGGACGGCGCGGACGGCCAGTACTTGCACCTGCTGGAGCAGAATTACGGGATCAGGGCGAGCATCGCGGCCCAGTCCGACGTGCGGCTCCCCGCGGCGCCGAGCCTGACCGTACGTACAGCACAGCCATTGGCCACAGGCGCCGCTCCGGGCGCGGCCGACACAGGGAAGGGCACATCGTGA
- a CDS encoding mannose-1-phosphate guanyltransferase translates to MKAVVMAGGEGTRLRPMTSSMPKPLLPVVNRPIMEHVLRLLKRHGLNETVVTVQFLASLVRNYFGDGEELGMELTYANEEKPLGTAGSVKNAEEALKDDAFLVISGDALTDFDLTDLINFHKEKGALVTVCLTRVPNPLEFGITIVDEEGKVERFLEKPTWGQVFSDTVNTGIYVMEPEVFDYVEADKSVDWSGDVFPQLMKEGKPIYGYVAEGYWEDVGTHESYVKAQADVLEGKVDVDIDGFEISPGVWVAEGAEVHPDAVLRGPLYIGDYAKVEADAEIREHTVVGSNVVVKSGAFLHKAVVHDNVYIGQQSNLRGCVIGKNTDIMRAARIEDGAVIGDECLVGEESIVQGNVRVYPFKTVEAGAFVNTSVIWESRGQAHLFGARGVSGILNVEITPELAVRLAGAYATTLKKGSTVTTARDHSRGARALKRAVISALQASAIDVRDLENVPLPVARQQTARGTAGGIMIRTSPGVPDSVDIMFFDERGADLSQAGQRKLDRVYARQEYRRAFPGEIGDLQFPSSVFDSYTGSLLRKADTTGIAEAGLKVVVDASNGSAGLVLPSLLGRLKVDSLVINPGLDESRPTETAEGRRAGLVRLGEIVASARAAFGVRFDPVGERLSLVDERGRIVEDDRALLVMLDLVAAERRSGRVALPVTTTRIAEQVAAYHGTQVDWTTTSPDDLTRVGREEATIFGGDGRGGFIVPEFSSVFDGAAAFVRLLGLVARTQLTLSQIDARIPQAHVLRRDIPTPWAVKGMVMRRVVEAAAGRSVDTTDGVRVVEADGRWVMVLPDPAEAVTHLWAEGPDDVSAQALLDEWAAVVDSAGH, encoded by the coding sequence ATGAAGGCCGTCGTGATGGCTGGTGGCGAGGGCACACGCCTTCGTCCCATGACCTCGAGCATGCCCAAGCCGCTCCTGCCGGTCGTCAACCGGCCGATCATGGAGCATGTGCTGCGGCTGCTCAAGCGGCACGGTCTCAATGAGACCGTCGTCACCGTTCAGTTCCTGGCGTCGCTGGTCAGGAACTACTTCGGTGACGGGGAAGAGCTCGGAATGGAGCTCACCTACGCCAACGAGGAGAAGCCCCTCGGTACCGCGGGCAGCGTCAAGAATGCCGAGGAAGCCCTCAAGGATGATGCCTTCCTCGTCATTTCGGGTGACGCCCTCACCGATTTCGACCTGACCGACCTCATCAATTTCCACAAGGAGAAGGGCGCCCTCGTCACGGTCTGTCTGACGCGTGTGCCCAATCCGCTGGAATTCGGCATCACCATCGTCGACGAGGAGGGGAAGGTCGAGCGCTTCCTCGAGAAGCCGACGTGGGGGCAGGTCTTCTCCGACACCGTCAACACGGGCATCTACGTGATGGAGCCCGAGGTGTTCGACTATGTCGAGGCGGACAAGTCCGTCGACTGGTCCGGTGACGTCTTCCCGCAGCTGATGAAGGAAGGCAAGCCGATCTACGGCTACGTCGCGGAAGGCTACTGGGAGGACGTCGGTACGCACGAGAGCTACGTCAAGGCCCAGGCCGACGTGCTCGAAGGCAAGGTCGACGTCGACATCGACGGCTTCGAGATCTCCCCGGGCGTGTGGGTGGCGGAAGGCGCCGAGGTCCACCCCGATGCCGTGCTCCGAGGTCCCCTCTACATCGGGGACTACGCGAAGGTCGAAGCGGACGCGGAGATCCGCGAGCACACCGTCGTGGGATCCAACGTCGTCGTCAAGAGCGGGGCCTTTCTGCACAAGGCCGTCGTGCACGACAACGTCTATATCGGCCAGCAGAGCAATCTGCGCGGCTGCGTCATCGGCAAGAACACCGACATCATGCGGGCCGCCCGGATCGAGGACGGCGCCGTCATCGGTGACGAATGCCTGGTCGGTGAAGAATCGATCGTCCAGGGCAACGTCCGGGTCTACCCCTTCAAGACCGTCGAGGCCGGAGCGTTCGTCAACACCTCGGTGATCTGGGAGTCCAGAGGCCAGGCGCATCTGTTCGGCGCGCGGGGAGTCTCCGGCATCCTCAACGTGGAGATCACACCGGAGCTCGCGGTCCGCCTCGCCGGTGCGTACGCCACGACGCTCAAGAAGGGGTCGACCGTCACCACGGCGCGGGACCACTCCCGAGGCGCCCGCGCCCTGAAGCGTGCCGTCATCTCGGCGCTCCAGGCCAGCGCCATAGACGTACGGGACCTGGAGAACGTACCGCTGCCCGTCGCGCGCCAGCAGACCGCGCGGGGCACCGCCGGCGGCATCATGATCCGTACGTCGCCCGGTGTGCCGGATTCCGTGGACATCATGTTCTTCGACGAGCGGGGCGCGGACCTCTCGCAGGCCGGGCAGCGCAAGCTCGACCGGGTCTACGCGCGCCAGGAGTACCGGCGGGCCTTCCCCGGCGAGATCGGCGATCTGCAGTTCCCCTCCAGCGTCTTCGACTCCTACACCGGCTCGCTGCTGCGCAAGGCCGACACCACCGGGATCGCGGAGGCCGGCCTGAAGGTCGTCGTCGACGCGTCCAACGGAAGCGCCGGCCTGGTGCTGCCCAGCCTGCTCGGGCGGCTCAAGGTGGATTCGCTGGTCATCAATCCGGGTCTGGACGAGTCCAGGCCGACGGAGACGGCGGAGGGCCGACGGGCCGGGCTCGTGCGGCTCGGGGAGATCGTCGCCTCGGCGCGCGCCGCCTTCGGCGTGCGGTTCGACCCCGTCGGTGAGCGCCTTTCGCTCGTGGACGAGCGAGGCCGCATCGTGGAGGACGACCGGGCCCTGCTGGTGATGCTGGACCTGGTCGCGGCCGAGCGGCGCAGCGGCCGGGTCGCGCTCCCTGTCACGACCACCAGGATCGCCGAGCAGGTCGCTGCGTACCACGGCACCCAGGTCGACTGGACGACGACGTCGCCCGATGATCTGACCCGGGTCGGCCGCGAGGAGGCCACCATTTTCGGTGGCGATGGCCGCGGCGGGTTCATCGTGCCCGAGTTCAGCAGCGTCTTCGACGGAGCGGCCGCGTTCGTGCGGCTCCTCGGTCTTGTCGCGCGCACCCAGCTCACGCTCAGCCAGATCGACGCGCGCATCCCGCAGGCCCACGTGTTGCGGCGGGACATCCCGACGCCGTGGGCGGTCAAGGGCATGGTGATGCGCCGGGTCGTGGAGGCGGCCGCCGGCCGGTCCGTGGACACGACCGACGGCGTGCGGGTCGTGGAGGCCGACGGGCGCTGGGTGATGGTGCTGCCCGACCCGGCCGAGGCCGTCACCCATCTGTGGGCCGAGGGGCCGGACGACGTGTCGGCTCAGGCACTGCTCGACGAATGGGCCGCCGTGGTCGACAGCGCAGGTCACTGA
- a CDS encoding CDP-alcohol phosphatidyltransferase family protein, whose product MEVQETRVQTDRVLTIPNILSMARLVGVPLFLWLILRPVFGGPNSDGWALLVLALSGVSDYLDGKLARRWNQISSLGRLLDPAADRLYILSTLVGLTWREILPIWLTAALLARELMLLVMVGILRRHGYPPPQVNFLGKAATFNLMYAFPLLLLSDGSGWLPALARIFGWAFAGWGTTLYWWAGILYVVQVRRLVKADTQAD is encoded by the coding sequence GTGGAGGTCCAGGAGACTCGCGTTCAGACGGACCGGGTGCTCACCATCCCCAATATTCTCAGCATGGCGCGCCTTGTCGGCGTTCCGCTCTTCCTGTGGCTGATTCTCCGCCCCGTCTTTGGCGGGCCGAACAGCGATGGCTGGGCTCTGCTGGTGTTGGCGCTGAGTGGAGTCAGCGACTACCTGGACGGGAAGCTGGCCCGTCGTTGGAACCAGATCAGCAGTCTGGGACGGCTGCTCGACCCCGCTGCCGACCGGTTGTACATCCTTTCCACCCTGGTCGGTCTCACGTGGCGCGAGATCCTGCCGATTTGGTTGACCGCTGCCCTTTTGGCCCGCGAGTTGATGCTTCTGGTGATGGTGGGAATCCTTCGCCGGCACGGCTATCCGCCCCCCCAGGTGAACTTCTTGGGCAAGGCCGCGACGTTCAACCTGATGTATGCCTTCCCGCTGCTGCTGCTCAGCGACGGAAGCGGCTGGCTCCCCGCCCTCGCGAGGATTTTCGGATGGGCGTTCGCCGGATGGGGTACAACTCTGTATTGGTGGGCAGGAATCCTCTATGTGGTTCAGGTCCGCCGACTCGTGAAGGCGGACACACAGGCCGACTGA